A window of Streptomyces armeniacus contains these coding sequences:
- a CDS encoding polyamine aminopropyltransferase, whose translation MIDRPSTPARLPVPAGVGRGLVLVSVFVCAACGLVYELELVALAAYLVGDSVTQASVVLSVMVFAMGIGSLLAKRLHLHAAVGFGVIEALLALVGGGSAMALYATFAWLGEARVAMVVFSVAIGVLIGAEMPLLMTLIQRIRAQDPGVAVADLFAADYVGALLGGLMFPFLLLPFFGQLTGTLLTGVVNALAGGFVVLWLFRRDLTVRGRWGLLAANGAVLALLLLGTVFVGPFERAARQAVYGPDVRVAVRSEIQEIVLTGDPRRGLELFLDGRLRFSSEDEKRYHESLVHPAMTGGPRTRVLILGGGDGLALREVLRYPGVRSVTVVELDPKVVELARGDPQLSRLNRSAFGDPRVRVATSDAFNWLRDQVSRLAPHRGPHGADGAGGEHGSYDVIVSALPDPGISANTKLYSQEFYGLAARALSERGRMVVHAGACSVGSRDFWTVESTMRSVGLRTSPYAVEGRAPGHKSGPDRGAHRRERPGPRDWSFVLASGHHAAAAPPVRVEPERAGGPRLASLTPGALRQAVRRAERARIGGLPPSTLMRPRY comes from the coding sequence ATGATCGACCGGCCCAGCACTCCCGCGCGGCTGCCCGTACCGGCGGGGGTCGGACGCGGTCTCGTGCTCGTCTCGGTGTTCGTGTGTGCCGCCTGCGGGCTGGTCTACGAGCTCGAACTCGTCGCCCTGGCCGCCTATCTGGTGGGTGACTCGGTCACCCAGGCGTCCGTCGTGCTCTCCGTGATGGTCTTCGCGATGGGCATAGGCTCGCTGCTCGCCAAACGCCTGCACCTGCACGCCGCCGTCGGCTTCGGCGTCATCGAGGCGCTGCTCGCGCTGGTGGGCGGCGGCTCGGCGATGGCGCTCTACGCGACCTTCGCCTGGCTCGGCGAGGCGCGCGTCGCGATGGTGGTCTTCTCCGTCGCGATCGGGGTCCTGATCGGCGCGGAGATGCCGCTGCTGATGACGCTGATCCAGCGAATCCGGGCGCAGGACCCGGGAGTTGCGGTGGCCGACCTGTTCGCCGCGGACTACGTGGGCGCGCTGCTGGGCGGGTTGATGTTCCCGTTCCTGCTCCTGCCGTTCTTCGGGCAGCTGACGGGCACGCTGCTCACCGGTGTGGTGAACGCGCTCGCGGGCGGCTTCGTCGTGCTCTGGCTGTTCCGGCGGGACCTGACCGTACGCGGGCGCTGGGGCCTGCTGGCCGCCAACGGGGCAGTGCTGGCACTGCTGTTGCTGGGCACCGTGTTCGTCGGCCCCTTCGAACGGGCCGCGCGGCAGGCGGTGTACGGCCCGGACGTACGGGTCGCGGTGCGCTCCGAGATCCAGGAGATCGTGCTGACGGGGGATCCGCGGCGCGGCCTGGAACTGTTCCTCGACGGACGGCTGCGGTTCTCGTCGGAGGACGAGAAGCGCTACCACGAGTCGCTGGTGCACCCCGCGATGACCGGCGGCCCGCGCACGCGCGTGCTGATCCTCGGCGGCGGCGACGGGCTGGCGCTGCGCGAGGTGCTCAGATATCCGGGCGTGCGGTCGGTGACGGTCGTCGAACTCGACCCGAAGGTGGTCGAGTTGGCGCGCGGGGACCCGCAGCTGAGCCGGCTGAACCGTTCCGCCTTCGGTGATCCGCGGGTACGCGTGGCCACCTCGGACGCGTTCAACTGGCTGCGCGACCAGGTGAGCCGCCTCGCCCCGCACCGGGGCCCGCACGGCGCGGACGGGGCGGGCGGCGAGCACGGCTCGTACGACGTGATCGTCTCGGCGCTGCCGGACCCGGGCATCTCGGCGAACACCAAGCTGTACTCGCAGGAGTTCTACGGACTCGCAGCACGCGCCCTCTCCGAGCGCGGGCGCATGGTCGTGCACGCGGGCGCGTGCAGCGTGGGGTCGCGTGACTTCTGGACGGTCGAGTCCACCATGCGTTCCGTGGGCCTGCGTACCTCGCCGTATGCGGTGGAGGGGCGCGCCCCCGGGCACAAGTCCGGGCCGGACCGCGGTGCACACCGGAGGGAGCGGCCGGGCCCGCGCGACTGGAGCTTCGTCCTCGCGTCGGGGCACCACGCGGCGGCAGCGCCGCCCGTACGGGTCGAGCCGGAGCGCGCGGGCGGGCCGCGGCTCGCGTCGCTCACCCCCGGCGCGCTGCGGCAGGCGGTGCGCCGGGCGGAGCGCGCACGGATCGGCGGGCTGCCGCCGTCGACGCTGATGCGGCCGAGGTACTGA
- a CDS encoding HesA/MoeB/ThiF family protein, with amino-acid sequence MDGHIRIGSVIYGIGAEIRDPDGWIWTLTEAMDGARSPTEVAEAVRERHPGLPEDDVLQAMSELLAAGFLEDAGAAPPAAFSDREHNRYVRGVPLLRWMDREPRATAWELQLRLRRSRVLLVGVGGTGGFAAQALVSSGVGRLHCVEPDVVELSNLNRQLLFREADIGRPKIDAALATLRALNSDVTVTGERRTVRGPYDLAELLTPGYDLLVLCADHPSEIRGWANAACLAARTPWADGGYRGPLVSVGVHVPGDGACWECHRAGDRERRDLRLGPDQDEDAASPRMPWNPVNAVTAGLSGSLLAHAALALLTGAPPMEPGFRFGFNLVRPEDPALDRFGRRTDCPACGSAQRGAH; translated from the coding sequence GTGGACGGGCATATCCGGATCGGCAGCGTCATCTACGGGATCGGGGCCGAGATCCGCGATCCGGACGGCTGGATCTGGACGCTCACCGAGGCGATGGACGGCGCGCGGTCGCCCACGGAAGTGGCCGAGGCCGTACGTGAACGGCACCCCGGGCTGCCGGAGGACGACGTACTGCAGGCCATGTCCGAGCTGCTGGCGGCGGGCTTCCTCGAGGACGCGGGGGCGGCGCCCCCGGCCGCGTTCTCCGACCGCGAGCACAATCGTTACGTCAGGGGCGTCCCGCTGCTGCGCTGGATGGACCGCGAACCCCGGGCCACCGCCTGGGAGTTGCAGTTACGCCTCCGCCGGTCCCGGGTGCTGCTCGTCGGCGTCGGCGGGACCGGCGGCTTCGCCGCCCAGGCCCTGGTCTCCTCCGGGGTCGGCCGGCTGCACTGCGTCGAGCCGGACGTGGTGGAGCTGTCCAACCTGAACCGCCAACTCCTCTTCCGCGAGGCCGACATCGGCCGTCCGAAGATCGACGCCGCCCTCGCCACGCTGCGCGCCCTGAACTCCGACGTCACCGTCACCGGTGAGCGTCGCACCGTACGCGGCCCGTACGACCTCGCCGAGCTGCTGACCCCCGGCTACGACCTGCTGGTGCTGTGCGCCGACCACCCGTCGGAGATACGCGGCTGGGCCAACGCCGCCTGCCTCGCCGCCAGAACGCCCTGGGCTGACGGCGGCTACCGCGGCCCGCTGGTCTCCGTGGGCGTGCACGTCCCCGGTGACGGCGCCTGCTGGGAGTGCCACCGCGCGGGCGACAGGGAGCGGCGCGATCTGCGCCTCGGACCGGACCAGGACGAGGACGCCGCCTCGCCCCGGATGCCCTGGAACCCGGTCAACGCCGTCACCGCCGGACTCTCCGGGAGCCTCCTGGCGCACGCGGCGCTCGCACTCCTCACCGGTGCGCCCCCCATGGAGCCGGGCTTCCGGTTCGGCTTCAATCTGGTGCGGCCGGAGGACCCGGCCCTGGACCGGTTCGGCCGCCGTACGGACTGCCCCGCGTGCGGGTCCGCACAGAGGGGCGCACACTGA
- a CDS encoding nuclear transport factor 2 family protein has protein sequence MEPMKPMESGSTAAVAREVPTEPADLFRYGLRLLLDKDFDSWVALWDEDGICEFPFAPEHAPSRLEGRAAVAEYMREYPRQIDLQAIPYLEIHHTSDPHTVVVEMSATGRMVVADAPYEMSYIIVVTVRDGRITRYRDYWNPMGLPDSWHADADTDADANAESGAAA, from the coding sequence ATGGAACCCATGAAACCCATGGAAAGCGGCAGCACGGCGGCGGTAGCGCGGGAGGTGCCGACGGAGCCGGCGGATCTCTTCCGGTACGGGCTGCGCCTGCTGCTGGACAAGGACTTCGACAGTTGGGTGGCGCTCTGGGACGAGGACGGGATCTGCGAGTTCCCCTTCGCTCCCGAGCACGCGCCCTCCCGGCTGGAGGGCCGGGCCGCCGTCGCCGAGTACATGCGGGAGTACCCGCGGCAGATCGACCTCCAGGCGATCCCGTATCTGGAGATCCACCACACCAGCGATCCGCACACCGTTGTCGTCGAGATGAGTGCGACCGGGCGGATGGTGGTCGCGGACGCTCCTTACGAGATGTCGTACATCATCGTGGTGACCGTCCGGGACGGCCGCATCACGCGCTACCGCGACTACTGGAACCCCATGGGCCTCCCCGACTCCTGGCACGCGGACGCCGACACGGACGCCGACGCGAACGCGGAGAGCGGGGCGGCGGCGTGA
- a CDS encoding VOC family protein, with protein sequence MIDHLSIQVRDFQASAAFYDAVLAPLGGRRVLEFGPVIGYGTGQPDFWIGPVGTGGEAREAHVAFTAADRAAVVAFHEAATAAGAETLHAPALHPEYHEHYYAAFVRDPDGNNVEAVCHLPG encoded by the coding sequence ATGATTGATCACTTGTCGATCCAGGTGCGGGATTTCCAGGCCAGCGCGGCCTTCTACGACGCGGTGCTGGCACCGCTCGGCGGCAGACGGGTGCTCGAGTTCGGACCGGTCATCGGATACGGCACCGGGCAGCCGGACTTCTGGATCGGCCCGGTGGGGACGGGCGGCGAGGCGCGTGAGGCGCACGTGGCGTTCACCGCGGCCGACAGGGCGGCCGTCGTGGCCTTCCACGAGGCGGCGACGGCCGCCGGCGCGGAGACGCTGCACGCGCCCGCGCTGCACCCGGAGTACCACGAGCACTATTACGCCGCCTTCGTGCGCGATCCGGACGGAAACAACGTGGAGGCGGTCTGCCACCTGCCCGGATGA
- a CDS encoding M14 family zinc carboxypeptidase — MLSDSLSAHGAPPFNDYPTVTELHSSARAFASRHPGLCGVRRIGTSRAGEELLLLSVGTPEARAPVAPAPVPAAAGPPAHVPRGAEAPATAHDHRNVLVVAGPHANERVGGATVLRLAEHVVREKPLRAAGGRNVGWHFLLCLDPDGTRVNEGAGADTGNNTLHRYHRPFFRPAGAEQPEWSPSIVGTAEETLPESRALQTVIDELRPVLQCSLHANDVGGSWVQLTREVPGLPDPFAKSAADLGIPVEIGSIDTLYWPSPGPGVFVMPGPGVPERFASLQEDAARSTWYHPHRYGGMTAVIEAPMWASRLVDDCTPVPDPGRAVRGSALRLRRRGRRVAALLDRARPLVPAEHAPVLRGAEAAVQVCPGLADDWVRISRSPVGGARAVPGVPGVPAVPALTAGHLASLAGVTWRIPLRAAAMVLGSLEGVPGRAARELRAELSGIVSAWCTAFECEFQTRWVAVDDQVRHQARTVIAVFACLSESHGLGRP; from the coding sequence CTGCTGAGCGACAGCCTGAGCGCGCACGGTGCTCCACCATTCAACGACTATCCCACCGTTACGGAACTCCATTCCAGCGCACGTGCGTTCGCTTCCCGCCACCCCGGCCTGTGCGGCGTGCGCCGGATCGGCACCTCGCGCGCGGGCGAGGAACTGCTGCTGCTGTCCGTCGGTACGCCGGAGGCCAGGGCCCCGGTGGCGCCCGCGCCCGTACCCGCCGCGGCCGGCCCGCCGGCGCACGTGCCGCGCGGCGCGGAAGCGCCCGCGACCGCCCACGACCACCGCAACGTGCTGGTCGTCGCGGGGCCGCACGCCAACGAACGGGTCGGGGGCGCCACGGTGCTGCGGCTGGCCGAACACGTCGTACGGGAAAAGCCGTTACGCGCGGCGGGCGGCCGTAACGTCGGCTGGCACTTCCTGCTGTGCCTCGACCCGGACGGCACGCGCGTCAATGAGGGGGCAGGCGCGGACACCGGAAACAATACGCTCCACCGCTACCACCGGCCGTTCTTCCGGCCCGCCGGAGCGGAACAGCCGGAATGGTCCCCGTCCATTGTCGGGACAGCCGAAGAAACACTCCCGGAAAGCCGGGCACTGCAGACCGTCATTGACGAACTGCGGCCCGTTCTGCAGTGCTCACTGCACGCGAACGACGTCGGCGGAAGCTGGGTCCAACTCACCCGCGAAGTGCCCGGATTGCCGGACCCTTTCGCAAAGTCTGCGGCGGATCTGGGAATTCCGGTGGAAATAGGGAGCATCGACACGCTGTATTGGCCGAGCCCCGGCCCCGGCGTATTCGTGATGCCCGGTCCGGGCGTTCCGGAACGGTTCGCCAGCCTTCAGGAGGACGCAGCGCGTTCGACCTGGTACCACCCGCACCGGTACGGCGGCATGACCGCCGTCATCGAGGCGCCGATGTGGGCCAGCCGGCTCGTGGACGACTGCACGCCGGTGCCCGACCCCGGCCGCGCCGTGCGCGGCTCGGCCCTGCGGCTGCGCCGCCGTGGCCGCCGGGTCGCGGCGCTCCTCGACCGGGCCCGGCCGCTCGTACCGGCCGAGCACGCGCCCGTGCTGCGGGGTGCCGAGGCGGCCGTGCAGGTGTGCCCGGGGCTGGCGGACGACTGGGTACGGATCTCGCGGTCGCCTGTGGGCGGCGCCCGCGCCGTGCCCGGCGTGCCCGGCGTGCCTGCCGTGCCCGCGCTCACCGCCGGGCACCTCGCCTCCCTCGCGGGCGTGACCTGGCGCATTCCGCTGCGCGCCGCGGCCATGGTGCTCGGCTCGCTGGAGGGCGTGCCGGGCCGTGCCGCCCGCGAGCTGCGCGCCGAGCTGTCGGGCATCGTGTCCGCGTGGTGCACTGCCTTCGAGTGCGAGTTCCAGACCCGCTGGGTGGCGGTCGACGACCAGGTGCGGCACCAGGCCCGTACGGTCATCGCGGTGTTCGCGTGCCTCAGCGAGAGCCACGGGCTCGGCCGGCCGTAG
- a CDS encoding pyridoxal phosphate-dependent aminotransferase, producing MAAMTATPGRPLLNRRLTEFGSTIFAEMSALAVRTGAINLGQGFPDTDGPEPVREAAVRALRDGRGNQYPPGPGVPELRAAVTEHQRRFYGLAFDPDTEVLVTAGATEAIAASMLALLEPGDEVIAFEPFYDSYAASIAMAGATRVPLTLRAPDFRPDLDALRDAITPRTRLLLLNSPHNPTGMVLTRDELTAIAALAVEHDLLVVTDEVYEHLVFDGEHVPLISLPGMRDRTVSISSSGKTFSFTGWKVGWVTACPALVTAVRTAKQYLTYVSAGPFQYAVAEALRLPDAYFADFREDLRAKRDLLSGGLADAGFEVFRPQGTYFVTTDITALGEKDGVPFCLGLPERCGVVAVPTSVFYDTPDAGRSHVRFAFCKKPEVLREAAERLRGLRG from the coding sequence ATGGCCGCCATGACCGCCACTCCAGGACGACCGCTGCTCAACCGCCGGCTCACGGAGTTCGGCTCGACGATCTTCGCCGAGATGTCCGCGCTCGCCGTCCGCACCGGCGCCATCAACCTCGGCCAGGGCTTCCCCGACACCGACGGTCCCGAGCCCGTACGGGAGGCGGCCGTACGGGCACTGAGGGACGGCCGCGGCAACCAGTACCCGCCCGGCCCCGGCGTCCCCGAACTGCGCGCCGCCGTCACCGAGCACCAACGGCGCTTCTACGGCCTGGCCTTCGACCCCGACACGGAGGTCCTGGTCACCGCGGGCGCGACAGAGGCCATCGCCGCCTCGATGCTGGCCCTGCTCGAACCGGGCGACGAGGTGATCGCCTTCGAGCCGTTCTACGACTCGTACGCCGCCTCGATCGCCATGGCCGGCGCCACGCGCGTACCGCTGACGCTCCGCGCCCCGGACTTCCGCCCGGACCTCGACGCCCTGCGCGACGCCATCACCCCGCGCACGCGCCTGCTGCTGCTCAACAGCCCGCACAACCCCACCGGCATGGTCCTCACCCGCGACGAGCTGACCGCGATCGCCGCCCTCGCCGTCGAGCACGACCTGCTCGTCGTCACCGACGAGGTCTACGAGCACCTCGTCTTCGACGGTGAGCACGTCCCGCTGATCTCCCTCCCCGGGATGCGCGACCGTACGGTGTCCATTTCCTCGTCCGGGAAGACGTTCTCGTTCACCGGGTGGAAGGTCGGCTGGGTCACGGCGTGCCCGGCGCTGGTGACGGCGGTCCGTACGGCGAAGCAGTACCTCACGTACGTCAGCGCCGGCCCGTTCCAGTACGCGGTCGCGGAGGCGCTGCGCCTCCCGGACGCGTACTTCGCGGACTTCCGCGAGGACCTGCGCGCGAAGCGGGACCTGCTGTCCGGCGGTCTCGCGGACGCCGGCTTCGAGGTGTTCCGGCCGCAGGGCACGTACTTCGTCACCACCGACATCACCGCCCTCGGTGAGAAGGACGGCGTCCCCTTCTGCCTCGGCCTCCCGGAACGCTGCGGCGTGGTCGCCGTCCCCACCTCGGTCTTCTACGACACCCCGGACGCCGGCCGCAGCCACGTACGGTTCGCGTTCTGCAAGAAGCCGGAGGTGCTCCGGGAGGCCGCCGAACGCCTGCGGGGACTGCGCGGCTGA
- a CDS encoding DUF2617 family protein, which produces MLTSLKTAYSDTRAGDLAWALGREPLPALAELDLELSGARVQLRLLGASHQVLLDKEHGSCSETVACIPGSTAPLPLGVSKRIGTWEYEFAARVETLSAGSFLGRAQELLALVADHPNGLAGTFPGSPTAFTALLVQRQGEQVAWRTWHSYPQEGRLVSTRTRVGVPLREGVEQVSA; this is translated from the coding sequence ATGCTCACTTCTCTCAAGACTGCGTACAGCGACACCCGCGCGGGGGACCTCGCTTGGGCGCTGGGGCGCGAGCCGCTGCCCGCGCTGGCCGAACTCGATCTCGAACTCTCAGGCGCCAGAGTGCAGTTGCGGTTGCTCGGCGCCTCGCACCAGGTCCTGCTCGACAAGGAACACGGCTCCTGCTCGGAGACCGTCGCGTGCATCCCCGGCAGCACCGCACCGCTCCCGCTCGGGGTGTCGAAACGGATAGGCACGTGGGAGTACGAGTTCGCGGCGCGCGTCGAGACGCTCTCCGCGGGCTCGTTCCTGGGGCGCGCGCAGGAGTTGCTCGCGCTCGTCGCCGACCATCCCAACGGCCTCGCGGGAACGTTCCCCGGCAGCCCGACTGCCTTCACCGCCCTGCTCGTTCAGCGCCAAGGCGAGCAAGTGGCCTGGCGTACCTGGCACTCGTACCCCCAGGAAGGCCGGCTCGTCTCGACCCGGACCCGGGTTGGCGTACCCCTGCGCGAAGGCGTAGAACAAGTGTCGGCCTGA
- a CDS encoding NAD(P)H-binding protein: protein MSDGRVLVTGATGNTGSRLVARLTALGHPVTAAGRGAEAPGGVGGGGGIGGRRPVQAVRFDWSDPGTYDSALRGADRVYLVPPAADPEPGAVMLPFLARARAAGVRRAVLLSSSALPAGGPGAGVVHEALAGTFDEWAVLRPSWFMQNFTGGHVHADSIRDADVIMSATGDGRVGFIDADDIAAVAGHALTDRTAPCTDLVLTGPEALAYADVAAVIARVTGRPVRHRPLSYEEMRDRLAAGMPAEFAALLARLDREIAGGAEDRTTDAVEAVTGRPPRSFADYAAAHAADFG from the coding sequence GTGAGCGACGGCCGCGTCCTGGTCACCGGGGCCACCGGGAACACCGGCAGCCGCCTCGTCGCACGCCTCACCGCGCTCGGCCACCCCGTGACGGCCGCCGGCCGGGGCGCCGAGGCGCCGGGGGGCGTCGGGGGCGGCGGGGGCATCGGGGGCCGACGCCCGGTCCAGGCCGTCCGTTTCGACTGGTCCGACCCGGGCACGTACGACTCCGCGCTGCGCGGCGCGGACCGCGTCTACCTCGTGCCGCCCGCCGCCGACCCCGAACCCGGCGCCGTCATGCTGCCGTTCCTGGCGCGGGCGCGCGCCGCCGGCGTACGCCGTGCCGTGCTGCTCAGCTCCTCCGCGCTGCCCGCGGGCGGGCCGGGGGCGGGGGTGGTGCACGAGGCGCTGGCGGGCACGTTCGACGAGTGGGCGGTGCTGCGGCCGTCGTGGTTCATGCAGAACTTCACGGGCGGGCACGTGCACGCGGACAGCATCCGCGACGCGGACGTGATCATGTCGGCGACGGGCGACGGCCGCGTCGGGTTCATCGACGCGGACGACATCGCCGCGGTCGCCGGCCACGCGCTGACCGACCGTACGGCGCCCTGCACCGACCTCGTACTCACCGGGCCCGAGGCCCTCGCCTACGCCGACGTGGCCGCCGTGATCGCGCGCGTCACCGGCCGGCCCGTACGCCACCGGCCGCTGTCGTACGAGGAGATGCGGGACCGGCTGGCCGCCGGCATGCCCGCGGAGTTCGCGGCGCTGCTGGCGCGCCTGGACCGCGAGATAGCGGGCGGCGCGGAGGACCGTACGACGGACGCGGTGGAGGCCGTCACGGGGAGGCCGCCGCGGTCGTTCGCGGACTACGCGGCGGCACACGCCGCGGACTTCGGCTGA
- a CDS encoding TetR/AcrR family transcriptional regulator codes for MTARKPRADAQRNRENVLAAADALFARHESARSVSMDDVAAAAGVGKGTLFRRFGDRTGLIRAVFEARTDTLRQAVEHGPAPLGPRTEPRRRVLALLDALLCFKLDNRHLSLALEEAGSGSPYQAAHYTWWHGTLRDTLRRLPSPETGPDAETGRPAAKGGPAADGGPDAETGPAADGEPAATAPDGAQQPLGPCDFTAHALLAATRADLVEHLVGPQGVPPDILRARLAAHVARVLDAGTPPGATPAAPAQPC; via the coding sequence ATGACCGCACGCAAGCCACGCGCAGACGCCCAGCGCAACCGCGAGAACGTGCTCGCCGCCGCCGACGCGCTCTTCGCCCGCCACGAGAGCGCACGGAGCGTCTCGATGGACGACGTCGCGGCGGCGGCGGGCGTCGGCAAGGGCACGCTCTTCCGCCGGTTCGGCGACCGCACGGGGCTGATCCGGGCCGTTTTCGAGGCCCGTACGGACACCCTCCGCCAGGCCGTCGAGCACGGCCCGGCCCCGCTCGGCCCCCGTACGGAACCGCGCCGGCGCGTCCTCGCGCTCCTCGACGCGCTCCTCTGCTTCAAGCTCGACAACCGCCATCTCTCGCTGGCCTTGGAGGAGGCGGGCAGCGGCAGCCCGTACCAGGCGGCGCACTACACCTGGTGGCACGGCACCCTGCGCGACACCCTCCGCCGCCTGCCCTCACCGGAGACCGGGCCCGACGCGGAGACCGGGCGGCCCGCCGCGAAGGGAGGACCCGCTGCGGACGGAGGACCCGACGCGGAGACCGGCCCCGCCGCGGACGGCGAACCCGCCGCGACAGCACCGGACGGAGCACAACAGCCCCTGGGCCCCTGCGACTTCACCGCCCACGCCCTGCTCGCCGCCACCCGCGCCGACCTCGTCGAGCACCTCGTCGGCCCCCAGGGCGTACCGCCCGACATCCTGCGCGCCCGGCTCGCGGCCCACGTCGCCCGCGTACTCGACGCCGGTACGCCCCCCGGCGCCACGCCCGCCGCCCCCGCGCAGCCGTGTTGA